From the genome of Oscillospiraceae bacterium:
TGCCCTGCTGCTCGCCGCCAGCATGATCCTCGGCATGGGGGTCATCACAGCGGGATGCACAGCGGACAGCGGAAAAGTAACCATCGAACTTTTAGAGTACAAACGCGAAGCAGTTTCCATTTTTCAAAAAATGGCTGCTGACTTCAACAAAGAAAACCCGGACATTAACCTGGTCGTCTCTTCCCCAAATGATGCTGTAACCGTATTGAAAACGCGCCTGATTAAAAACGACGCGCCCGACATTATCGGTATTGGCGGCGACAGCACCTACTCCAATCTTTTGGACGCAGATATGCTTGAGGATATCAGCAGCTACAAGGGCCTGCAAAGCATTAAGAGCGTCTATAAGGAAATGGACAAGAATCTGGAACTGGTGCCAAAGGCGGGGACCTACGCCCTGCCCTATGCTGCAAATGCCTCCGGTGTCCTTTACAACCGGGCAATTTTCAAAAAGTACGGCTGGAGCATTCCCACCACATGGGAAGAGTTGATCTCTCTGTGCAAAAAGATGCAGGCCGCCAAGGTTACACCATTTTACTTTGCCCTGAAAGATTCGTGGACATCGCTCGCCCCGTGGAACGCTATTGCGGTGGACCTGGTAGAGCCCAACATTGCCCAGGAAGTAAATCTAGGCAGAACGACCTTTACAAAAGCTTATAGTGAAGTGGCAGACAAAGAAAAAGAACTGACGAAATACGGACAAAAAGATATCTTTGCCTACGGCTACAACGATGCGTGCACAGCCTTTGCCAAAGGGCAGTCGGCTATGATGCTGATTGGCAGCTACGCGGTTCCGCAGATTAAGACTGTCAACGCCGATATCGACATTGACTCCTTTGTTTTGCCGGCCAGCAGCAGCGCCACCGAAAACAAGCTGAACTCTGGTAATGACCTGCAGTTCAGCATTATGAAAGGGACGAAAGACAAAGCCACCTGCTACCGTGTACTGGACTATATGCTGAAAGACGAAAATGTACAGAAATATGTAGATGATCAAAACGCTGTTTCCTGCAAGACCGGCAGCTTTACGCTTCCCTCTATGCTTGACGGCATGAAGTTATATATCCAGCAAAACAAGATGGCAGACTATCAGGACCACCACTATCCATCTGAAATGTCTGCCGATGCGCTGATTCAAACCTATCTGCTCGGCCAAAGCAAAGCGGATTTTCTGCAGACCTTTGATACAAACTGGAAGCGGTATAACCGTGACACTATTGCAAAGCTGAAAAAATACGAAACAGAGCACGGCTCTGTTTCCACCAGCTCTGTATCTTAAGAGAGGAGTTCTGTGCGTATGAACCGTCAAAAAGCAAAGAAGCCGCTTGGCAGCCGGGAACGCTCTTATTTCTTCATTTTGCTGCCTATCCTGATTCTATTTTTCCTGTTTAACACCCTGCCGCTCATTCAGGGCTTTCTGTACAGCTTCACAAATTTCCGTGGTTTCGGGAGCTACGACTGGGTGGGCCTGCGAAACTACGCTGACCTTTTCGGCGACGGCCGTGTCGGAAATTCGTACCGTTTTACCTTTCTTTTTGCCGTTGTATCCACTGTACTGGTTAATGTGGTCAGTTTAATTCTTGCCCTTGGCCTGAACTCTAAAATTTACGCAAAATCGGCCCTGCGCGGCATTTATTTTGTCCCAAACGTACTGGGTGGACTGGTGGTTGGCTATATCTTTTCATTTTTCTTTACCTATATTCTGCCCGCAATCGGCACTGCACTGGGCATTGCCGACCTCAGCTCAAGCTGGCTTGCCCGCACAGACCGCGCTTGGTTCGCCATTGTGCTGGTTGCCGCGTGGCAGTCTATTGCGATGAATACACTGATTTATATTTCCGGTCTGCAGACTGTACCATCAGATGTCTATGAGGCCGGCGCAATCGACGGTGCAACTGGCTGGAAGCGCTTTCGGTCCATTACCCTGCCGCTGATTATGCCCTTTGTCACGGTGAACTTGGTGCTGAGTATGAAAAACGCGCTGATGGTTTTTGATCAGATCATGTCCCTGACACAGGGCGGCCCTGCACAGAGCACGGAATCTATTTCTTACCTGATTTACAACAACGGCATGGGTGGCGGACAGTTCGGCTACCAAAGCGCCAACGCGGTCGTGTTCTTCATTGTCATTGTCGCGATTTCCGTATTCCAGATGAAATATCTGGGAAGCAAGGAGGAGCAGCTATGAATCAGAAAACATCTGTAAAAACCAGGAATTCGAAAAACGTCCCTATCACGGTTCTGCTGCTGATTGGCTGTATCACAATCTTTTTCCCACTTTATATGACGATCGTAATCGCGTTCAAGAAGCCCGCCGAGATGACAAACGACATCATGGGTGCACTGAAGCTACCTATGCAGTGGAGCCTGTCAAATTTTTCTG
Proteins encoded in this window:
- a CDS encoding extracellular solute-binding protein: MKQHLKHLLALLLAASMILGMGVITAGCTADSGKVTIELLEYKREAVSIFQKMAADFNKENPDINLVVSSPNDAVTVLKTRLIKNDAPDIIGIGGDSTYSNLLDADMLEDISSYKGLQSIKSVYKEMDKNLELVPKAGTYALPYAANASGVLYNRAIFKKYGWSIPTTWEELISLCKKMQAAKVTPFYFALKDSWTSLAPWNAIAVDLVEPNIAQEVNLGRTTFTKAYSEVADKEKELTKYGQKDIFAYGYNDACTAFAKGQSAMMLIGSYAVPQIKTVNADIDIDSFVLPASSSATENKLNSGNDLQFSIMKGTKDKATCYRVLDYMLKDENVQKYVDDQNAVSCKTGSFTLPSMLDGMKLYIQQNKMADYQDHHYPSEMSADALIQTYLLGQSKADFLQTFDTNWKRYNRDTIAKLKKYETEHGSVSTSSVS
- a CDS encoding sugar ABC transporter permease → MNRQKAKKPLGSRERSYFFILLPILILFFLFNTLPLIQGFLYSFTNFRGFGSYDWVGLRNYADLFGDGRVGNSYRFTFLFAVVSTVLVNVVSLILALGLNSKIYAKSALRGIYFVPNVLGGLVVGYIFSFFFTYILPAIGTALGIADLSSSWLARTDRAWFAIVLVAAWQSIAMNTLIYISGLQTVPSDVYEAGAIDGATGWKRFRSITLPLIMPFVTVNLVLSMKNALMVFDQIMSLTQGGPAQSTESISYLIYNNGMGGGQFGYQSANAVVFFIVIVAISVFQMKYLGSKEEQL